GCGCGGGCTTCGGATTATGCGAGTTAAGGGAGATGCGTATATTCTCCCAAACGAGAGATTTTTAGTTTTTGCATCTAACCTTGAGACCGGTATCCGTACACCCATACGTATGGCGTTTGAAATGGATGATCCCGTTTGGGAAGTGATTCCTGAGCAGGATCTTCCGCTTACTATCGTGCGCCGCGAGCGTATGTTCGATGAAGACAGACCGCGGCTTATTGTAACGCTAGCAAATAATACATTTAAGGATATTAACAGTGTCGATGTATCGGTTGTTATTTCCGATAGTGAGAATAATGCTGTTGGAACGGCTGTTTCTCATATAGATATTGTTCCTGATTCATCAACTGCGGATGCTCTTTTTATATGGCCACGTCCGTTTGCGCGCACGCCCGTTGATATAGAAATTTTTGTGCGCCAAAATCCGTGGAAACTCTAAAAATTATCTCCCTTACATGCAAAATCTTATACGCACCATGCGGCGGTTTGATTGGGTTCTGATTGGGGCTCTTATTCCGCTTTTTATCTGGAGTTTGCTTACGCTTAAGGCTGTAGGAATGGCAAATGACTACTTTTTTACGCGCCAGATTATTTGGATCGGTGTTGGCTTTTTTGTCATGTTTGTAATGGCGTCCATAAATTGGCGGATACTGGCAAATAGCGGCGTAATCCTCACGCTCTACGGCATTATTTTGGTATTCTTAGGAGTATTGTTGTTGGGCGGAACACAAGTAAAAGGTGCTGTAAGTTGGTTTGATTTTTATATAGCTTCTTTTCAGCCCGCAGAGATTGTTAAGCTCGTGCTTATTCTTATTATCGCCAAGTATTTTTCTCGCCGGCATATCGATATGGCGCGGTTTCGGCATATACTGATATCAGGACTTTACGCCTTTATTCCTATAGCCCTTATTCTCCTTCAGCCCGATTTGGGATCGGCCGCCATTATTTTTTCCATATGGCTGGGAGTAACGCTAGTGGCAGGTATTCGTATGAGGCATATGGCGATACTTGCGATAGCGGGTATTGTAATTGCCGGTGCCGGATGGGTATTTTTTCTTGAACCCTATCAGCAAGCGCGTGTTACGAGTTTTTTAAATCCGGCGGCCGATCCGCGTGGTGCCGGCTATAACGCTATTCAATCTATGATAGCGGTAGGATCTGGGCAGTTGCTAGGAAAGGGAGTGGGGTATGGATCACAAAGCCGCTTGCAATTTTTGCCGGAATCGCATACCGATTTTATATTTGCCGCATTTGCGGAAGAATGGGGGTTCGTGGGTGTGCTCCTCTTATTCATATTTTTGGGAATTATTATTTGGCGTATTTTGGCAATCGGGGCGCTTTCGTCAAGCAATTTTACAAAATTATTTTCCGTAGGCGTTTCTATCATGATTGTGGTTCAAATTACCATTCACGCGGGCATGAATATGGGTCTTTTACCGGTTACCGGTATTACATTTCCCTTTATGAGTTATGGCGGATCCAGTTTGATAATGTTTTTTGCGGCATTGGGTATTTTACAGAATATTTATACCGAGGGACGCGCGTATAGTCATTATGAAATCGAAAGCACATAGTATGCAATTTCCAGATATATCGTGTGTGGCATATCTTTATGTATGCGGAGAAATGCGCTAAACTAACGTCAGTACATAT
This genomic interval from Candidatus Ryanbacteria bacterium CG10_big_fil_rev_8_21_14_0_10_43_42 contains the following:
- a CDS encoding rod shape-determining protein RodA — encoded protein: MQNLIRTMRRFDWVLIGALIPLFIWSLLTLKAVGMANDYFFTRQIIWIGVGFFVMFVMASINWRILANSGVILTLYGIILVFLGVLLLGGTQVKGAVSWFDFYIASFQPAEIVKLVLILIIAKYFSRRHIDMARFRHILISGLYAFIPIALILLQPDLGSAAIIFSIWLGVTLVAGIRMRHMAILAIAGIVIAGAGWVFFLEPYQQARVTSFLNPAADPRGAGYNAIQSMIAVGSGQLLGKGVGYGSQSRLQFLPESHTDFIFAAFAEEWGFVGVLLLFIFLGIIIWRILAIGALSSSNFTKLFSVGVSIMIVVQITIHAGMNMGLLPVTGITFPFMSYGGSSLIMFFAALGILQNIYTEGRAYSHYEIEST